From the genome of Herpetosiphonaceae bacterium:
TGCTCGGCCTCCAACGTTCCAAGCTCCAAGTTCAACGTTTCGAGTTCCGGGGTGAGGCCCTCACCCCCCGGCCCCCTCGCCTGCACAGCGGGAGAGGGGGAGCGCTGGTCCTCACTTTGTTCCTTTGTCCCCTTGTTCCCTTGTTCTTCGTTCTTTGTTCTTTGTTCTACGCTTGGCACGACATACGCCGCCAGGAATTGATCGCCCGGTCGGTCTTCGCGCTCGATGACCACGGCCTCGTGGACGGCGGGATGCTGCCGCAGCGTTGCCTCGATCTCGCCCAGCTCGATCCGAAAGCCGCGCAGCTTGACCTGGTGGTCGACGCGGCCCAGGAAGACAATCGTGCCGTCGGGCTGGTAGCGCGCCAGGTCGCCCGTGCGGTAGAGCCGCGATCCTGGTCGGGTGCCCTCTGGGCGGCCAAGCGGATCGGGCACGAAGACCTCGGCGGTGCGGCGCGGATCGTTGAGGTAGCCGCGCCCCACGCCCGCGCCGCCGACGAACAGCTCGCCGGTCGCGCCGATCGGCGCTGGCTGGAGTCGATCGTCAAGGATGTACAGCCGCATATTGGCAACCGGGCGTCCGATCGGCACGTGCAGCAGATCGGCCGCCGGAGCCTTCGCGATCGGATGGTGGGTTACATCGTCGGAGCACTCGGTCGGGCCGTAGGCGTTGAGCAGCGGGATCGCAGGGTAGCGCCCAAGCCACTGACGGCAAAGATCGGGCGGCAGCGCCTCGCCGGTCGGGATCAGCCAGCGCAGCGCGGCGAGATCGATCTGCGGGTCGCCCTCGTCGAGCATCGCGCGCAGCAGCGACGGCACCGTTTCCAGAATCGTGATCCGATCGGCGGCCACCTGATGCAGCAGCAGCCGTGGATCGAAGGCGATCTCGTCGGGGAAAATATGGACCGCTCCGCCGACCATCAGCGGCGCGAGAAACTGCCAGACCGAAATATCGAAGCACTGCGAGGCGGTCTGCGCCACGCGATCGGCAGCCGTGAGCTGCAAATCGGCGATCTTGGCGCACAGGTGGTTGAGCATGCCGCGCTGCTCGATCATCGCGCCTTTGGGCACGCCCGTCGAGCCGGAGGTGTAGATTACATACGCTAGATTGCTCGGCTCGGCGCGCGGCGCGAGATTCTCCTCAGCCTCAGGCGCTTCCAGCAGCTCAGCGATGCGCAGAGTCGCGGGGCGAGTCGTGGAGTGTATGCCTGCGACCGCCTTCGTCAGCGCGGCCATGAACGGATCGGTCGCCAGCACCAGCGGGCTGCCGCTCTGCGTTAGCACCTGGGCATGGCGCTGCGCCGGATGATGCGGATCGAGCGGCAGATACGCGCCGCCTGCTTTGAACACGGCCAGGATCGCCGTCAGCAGATCGAGGCCGCGCTCGGCCAGCAGCGCGACCACAACATCCGGCCCGACGCCGCGCTCCACAAGCTGTCGCGCCAGCCGATTGGCCCGCCGATTGAGCTGCTCGTAGCTCAGCCGCTCCGCCTGCCAGACCACGGCGGTCGCGTGGGGCATGTGGGCTGCCTGCGCCTCGAAGTGCTGAAGCATGCTGTCAGTCGGGAAGGCGGCCTGTGTCGTATTCCAATCGACGAGAAGCTGCTGGCGCTCGGCTGCGGTTAGCAGCGCGATGTCGCCCACCGGCTGATCGGGATCGGCCACAATGCGCTCAAGCGCCGTCTCGAAATGCGCCAGCATCCGCGCGATCGTCGGGGCGTCGAAGCGCTGCCGATCGTAGATCATGCGCAGCCACAGCTCCGCGCTCAGGCCGACCACGCCAAAGAGCGGATAGTTGCCGCGCTCGATCGCCCGCAGATGGCGAAACGTCAGGCTGCGATTCTGGCTGCGCAGCGCATCGACCGGGTAGTTCTCGAAGACCAGCACGCTCTCGAACAGCGGCAGGCCGCGCGGCACGTCGCTCCAGCCCTGGACTTCCAGCAGCGGGCTATACTCGTAGCGCCGCGCCGCGACCTGCTGATCTTGCAGCTTGCGCAGCCACTCGCGCACAGGCAGCGTCGTCGTCACCTGCACGCGCACCGGCAACGTGTTGAAGAACAGCCCAACCATCTCCTCGACACCTGGCAGGTCGGAGGGCCGACCGGAGACGACCGCGCCAAAGACCACATCCTGCTCGCGGCTGTAGCGGCTGAGCAGCAGTGCCCAGAGGCCCTGCACGACCGTGTTGACCGTGAGCTGGTGCTGCTGCGCCATCGCCCGCAGCGCGGCGGTGGTCGTCTCCGAGACGCGCAAGAGCTGCTCGTCGGCCTCCCTGGTGGCGCTGCCCGATCCCGGTCGGCTCAGGCCAAGCGGCGTCGGCGCGCTAAAGCCGCTGAGCGTCTGACGCCAGAACGCCTCGACCTCGGTCAGGTCTTGCTGCTGCAACCAGCCAATGTAGTCGCGGTAGGGGCGGCTGCGCGGAAGCTGAAGCGGCTGGCCCTGGCGGAAGGCCTCGTAGAACGCCAGAAACTCCCTGAGCACGATCGCCAGCGACCAGCCATCCAGCAGCAGATGATGGCAGCTCAGCAATAGCTGGTGCGTATCTGCGGCCAGCGTGATCAGGTCCAGGCGCAGCAGCGGCGCCTGCGCCAGATCGAAGCCGCGCCGCCGATCGGCATCCAGATGCGTCTCAAGCTGCGCCTGCTGCTCGGCGGGCGAGAGCGTCTGCCAATCGTAGCGCGTGAGCGGCAGCTCGACGCCGCGCTGGACGACCTGCAACGGCTCGTCGAGATCTTCCCAGTAGCAGGCGGTACGCAGGATCGGGTGGCGATCCAGCACATGCTGCCAGGCCCGGCTGAAGGCGTCCAGGTCGATCGTGCCCTGGATCGTCCAGGTGAACTGCTCGACATACACGCCGCCATCGGGATCGTACAGGCTGTGGAAGAGCATGCCCTGCTGCATCGGCGAGAGCGGATAAATATCTTCGAGGTGCTCGATGGTCATGGTCGGCCCCTTTTGTTGAACTTGGCGGCAATTGCGCTGAGCTGCTGCTGGCTCAGGTTGGCTAGCGGGAAATCGGAGGGCGTGTAGCTCGCAGCATCGGGCGCCTGGGAGCCGTTGATCATCGCCTGGAGCGTCGCGGTAAACGTCTGGGCAAGCTGCTCGATCGTCTCGCGGCGGTGGAGCTGGGCGCTGTAGGTCCAGCCGAATTGCAGCCGTCCATCGGCCACCAGCCCGTTGATCTCAAGCATATGGCTGCGGCGGCCCTGCGGCGCGTGGAGCGGGCCGATCGCTCCGCCGACGCGCTGCAACAGCGTATCGGGCGACGAGGCTTGATCGAACTGGCCCAGGTAGTTGAAGCTGACCTCGGCCTGTGGCAGGGCTGCCAGCCGGGCCGTGATCGCGGGATCGGCCAGATAGCGCAGCAGCCCGTAGCTGATGCCGCGCTGGGGGATGCGCCGTAGCTGCTCCTTGACGGCTTGCAGCATCGGTCCGGGCGCGGTCGCTTCCAGCTCAAGCAGCACCGGGTAGATCGTCGTGAACCAGCCGACCGTGCGCGATACGTCCAGATCATCGAAGATCGCCTCGCGTCCGTGGCCTTCCAGATGTACCAGCAGGCTGCGCGAGCCGCTCCATCCGGTGACGGCGCGCGCCAGCGCCGTCAGCAGCACCTCGTTGATCTGCGTGCGGTAGGCCTCCGGCACCTGCTGAAGCAGCGTCCGCGTCTCGTCGGCGCTGAGCCGCACCACCACGGTCTGCGCCGATGCCTCGGTGTTCTCGCCGTGCGGAAAATCGAGCGGCATGGCCTGGACGTGCTGCCAGGGCAGGCTCAGCCAGTAGTCCAGCGTGGATTGCACCGCAGCCGACTCGGCGTGCTGCACCAGCCGCTCGGCCCACTGCTTGAACGATGTGGTCTTGAGCGGCAGGGTGGGTGCCTCGGCCCGCGCCACCTGCCGATAGCTGGCTTGCAGGTCTTCGGCCAGGATGCGCCAGGAGACACCATCGACCGCGAGATGATGGATGATCAGCAGCAGGCGGCCCGGTGTGTCAGCGCCGCAGAAGAAATGGACGGCTCTGATCAGCGGCCCGTCG
Proteins encoded in this window:
- a CDS encoding amino acid adenylation domain-containing protein, with the translated sequence MTIEHLEDIYPLSPMQQGMLFHSLYDPDGGVYVEQFTWTIQGTIDLDAFSRAWQHVLDRHPILRTACYWEDLDEPLQVVQRGVELPLTRYDWQTLSPAEQQAQLETHLDADRRRGFDLAQAPLLRLDLITLAADTHQLLLSCHHLLLDGWSLAIVLREFLAFYEAFRQGQPLQLPRSRPYRDYIGWLQQQDLTEVEAFWRQTLSGFSAPTPLGLSRPGSGSATREADEQLLRVSETTTAALRAMAQQHQLTVNTVVQGLWALLLSRYSREQDVVFGAVVSGRPSDLPGVEEMVGLFFNTLPVRVQVTTTLPVREWLRKLQDQQVAARRYEYSPLLEVQGWSDVPRGLPLFESVLVFENYPVDALRSQNRSLTFRHLRAIERGNYPLFGVVGLSAELWLRMIYDRQRFDAPTIARMLAHFETALERIVADPDQPVGDIALLTAAERQQLLVDWNTTQAAFPTDSMLQHFEAQAAHMPHATAVVWQAERLSYEQLNRRANRLARQLVERGVGPDVVVALLAERGLDLLTAILAVFKAGGAYLPLDPHHPAQRHAQVLTQSGSPLVLATDPFMAALTKAVAGIHSTTRPATLRIAELLEAPEAEENLAPRAEPSNLAYVIYTSGSTGVPKGAMIEQRGMLNHLCAKIADLQLTAADRVAQTASQCFDISVWQFLAPLMVGGAVHIFPDEIAFDPRLLLHQVAADRITILETVPSLLRAMLDEGDPQIDLAALRWLIPTGEALPPDLCRQWLGRYPAIPLLNAYGPTECSDDVTHHPIAKAPAADLLHVPIGRPVANMRLYILDDRLQPAPIGATGELFVGGAGVGRGYLNDPRRTAEVFVPDPLGRPEGTRPGSRLYRTGDLARYQPDGTIVFLGRVDHQVKLRGFRIELGEIEATLRQHPAVHEAVVIEREDRPGDQFLAAYVVPSVEQRTKNEEQGNKGTKEQSEDQRSPSPAVQARGPGGEGLTPELETLNLELGTLEAE